A genomic stretch from Persephonella sp. includes:
- a CDS encoding bifunctional diguanylate cyclase/phosphodiesterase has protein sequence MVKKDKKLLFDYMPFFITLLGLLVSIYILAPKIKKTIENSIIKEAVVPGVAQSLDKIIRTIQINAKDKDLETLFSDPKFRERIRELFSVIVTDDVKYAYLLYKDKDGKLRYLIDLSKEDRARFREGFNIYGDYWDKILKDGKSVVIKQSDYTGLWITLLKPIKIKHQVAGIAVIEFSVKKLKEIQAIISKIQEFVLIISLFIVISIIISLIQFVKYRENVKKMYIDPLTGAYNRLYLYENLEKLKKGFYTTFVIDIDHFKKINDSFGHEAGDYVLKEVTERIKNCIREEDILIRYGGEEFLLFAKINPYSENYRYNVLCLATRIKTGICKKVITYENISMKVTVSIGIAPYVEKGSIEEAIKMADMALYRAKKNGRNKIEIYSGPLEVSHEEIYVIKEAIDNNNIVCWYQPIVNLKTGEVLKYEALVRLISSDGKVIYPYQFLNTIRRTYVHIDLTKKVIEYNAKVLRENPWMRISMNLSALDVYDDNIIEHLENVLDKDLAGRLTIELLESEDIDDYQSFKTKIEHIKEIGCKISIDDFGSGYSNFSHLVELAPDYLKIDGSIIKDIDTNSRSLAIVKAIKSFADDIGIKVIAEYIHSESVLRKVLELGIIYGQGYYLKKPQPIKKRKIA, from the coding sequence GTGGTAAAGAAGGACAAAAAGCTACTATTTGATTATATGCCGTTCTTTATAACATTGCTAGGGTTGCTTGTGTCTATATATATATTAGCACCTAAGATTAAGAAAACTATAGAAAACAGCATAATAAAAGAGGCAGTTGTTCCAGGAGTAGCCCAGAGTCTTGATAAAATAATTAGAACAATCCAGATTAATGCCAAAGATAAAGACCTTGAAACACTTTTCTCTGATCCTAAATTTAGAGAAAGAATAAGAGAGCTGTTTTCTGTAATAGTCACAGACGACGTAAAATATGCTTATCTCCTTTATAAAGACAAAGATGGTAAGCTCAGATATCTTATAGACCTTTCAAAAGAAGATAGAGCCAGATTTAGAGAAGGATTTAATATATACGGTGACTACTGGGATAAAATTCTAAAAGATGGTAAAAGCGTTGTTATAAAACAATCGGATTATACAGGCTTATGGATAACTCTTTTAAAACCCATAAAAATAAAACATCAGGTTGCCGGAATTGCTGTTATAGAATTTTCAGTAAAAAAACTTAAGGAAATACAGGCAATAATAAGCAAAATACAGGAATTTGTCCTGATAATATCCCTCTTTATCGTAATATCCATAATCATATCCTTAATTCAGTTTGTAAAATACAGGGAAAATGTCAAAAAAATGTATATAGATCCGTTAACTGGGGCGTATAACAGACTATATCTCTATGAAAACCTTGAAAAACTAAAAAAAGGATTTTATACCACATTTGTAATTGATATAGACCATTTCAAAAAGATAAACGATAGCTTTGGTCATGAGGCAGGGGATTATGTTCTAAAAGAAGTTACAGAAAGAATTAAAAATTGTATTAGAGAAGAGGATATCCTCATAAGATATGGTGGAGAGGAATTTTTATTATTTGCCAAAATTAATCCCTATTCTGAGAATTACAGATATAATGTTCTTTGCCTTGCAACCAGAATAAAAACCGGAATCTGTAAAAAAGTTATTACGTATGAAAATATAAGTATGAAAGTTACTGTGTCTATTGGGATAGCACCTTATGTTGAAAAAGGAAGTATAGAAGAAGCTATAAAAATGGCTGATATGGCTCTTTACAGAGCAAAGAAAAACGGTAGAAACAAAATAGAAATTTATTCAGGGCCTCTGGAAGTAAGTCATGAGGAGATTTACGTTATAAAAGAAGCCATTGACAATAATAATATTGTTTGCTGGTATCAGCCTATAGTAAATCTTAAAACAGGAGAAGTTCTCAAGTATGAAGCTCTGGTCAGGTTAATATCCAGTGATGGAAAAGTTATATATCCATATCAGTTTCTAAACACAATACGCCGAACATATGTTCATATTGACCTTACCAAGAAAGTTATTGAGTATAATGCAAAAGTTCTTAGAGAAAACCCATGGATGAGGATATCAATGAATTTGTCTGCCCTTGATGTTTATGATGATAACATAATAGAACATCTTGAAAATGTTCTTGATAAAGATCTTGCCGGTAGACTTACAATTGAACTTTTAGAATCTGAAGATATTGATGACTATCAATCATTTAAGACAAAAATTGAGCATATCAAAGAAATAGGATGTAAGATCTCCATAGACGATTTTGGAAGCGGTTATTCTAATTTTTCACATCTTGTAGAACTTGCACCTGACTACCTTAAGATTGACGGTAGCATTATCAAGGATATAGACACAAATTCTCGCTCTCTTGCTATAGTTAAAGCAATAAAATCATTTGCTGATGATATTGGTATAAAGGTAATAGCTGAGTATATTCATTCTGAATCTGTTTTAAGAAAGGTTTTAGAACTGGGTATAATTTATGGACAGGGATATTATCTTAAAAAACCGCAACCTATAAAAAAAAGAAAAATAGCTTGA
- a CDS encoding TonB-dependent receptor plug domain-containing protein: protein MAKRALLIFFIFSYVSYGENLEKLLEKYRELNQLYRKTVQETEGHLILFTREDIQKLQGYKLSDILRYVRYFTLLRNQYSENALSYASIYPLENSTIRLFINDHEISGVYRKTPLSLWADMPLDHIDHIEIYQGESALKFNNEAAGMIIKVYTKKPELENVKTVRLSTSTRKDYSFSVYLAGETSSESSAFLLINRTTYKSQKYPENLKIDDRFYYINGGFYFDEWSLETGLVVKDSGDFRGDTLRSKPDYSNHQASHGYVSISKILSQDLNLKFRLYADKMSVDKYERGNPANPVVIRYPRIPVVSYLQHINSMKTGTEIVGENRAKRNKLFYGIKIQYSRYKLTQQLFPGSLKDKNWESYRSFYIEDIYNLKPQFGFIAGLKYENTERGYGRDVEGLIWRVGTVYFLNKSDYIKLFLSKYYTPPFFVEVRSNPALKKQKNKGLTFEYSGIYPVGKITITGGTFIIKDNIMISPSTYSYVNINKKLRYYFWSVECQKAFNNGVYINAGYFKVYPEKREYKTASSEGGLFRIGVQQKNYSAFVENIYRKGYGFYGKWIKSGFELNAGLKVDLLDNTKVAIKGYNLLGKGIKTPLLNDKNVQIYQEDRRVLITLERDF, encoded by the coding sequence ATGGCAAAAAGAGCACTGCTAATTTTTTTTATTTTTAGTTATGTATCTTATGGAGAAAATCTGGAAAAACTACTGGAAAAATACAGGGAACTTAATCAGTTATACAGAAAAACAGTTCAGGAAACAGAAGGTCATTTGATCCTATTTACCCGAGAGGATATACAAAAACTTCAAGGCTATAAACTTTCAGATATTCTTAGATATGTAAGATATTTTACTCTACTAAGAAATCAATATAGTGAAAATGCCCTCTCTTATGCTTCTATATATCCCCTTGAAAACTCAACAATAAGATTATTTATAAATGATCATGAGATTAGCGGTGTTTACAGAAAAACCCCCCTCTCTTTGTGGGCTGATATGCCTCTTGACCATATAGACCATATAGAGATTTATCAAGGGGAAAGTGCCCTTAAGTTTAATAATGAAGCAGCCGGAATGATTATAAAGGTTTATACTAAAAAACCTGAATTAGAAAATGTCAAAACGGTAAGATTATCAACCTCCACAAGAAAGGATTATTCTTTTTCTGTGTATCTTGCAGGGGAAACGAGTTCTGAAAGTTCTGCATTTTTACTTATAAACCGGACAACTTATAAATCCCAGAAATATCCGGAAAATTTAAAAATTGATGATAGGTTCTATTACATAAACGGAGGATTTTATTTTGACGAATGGTCTTTAGAAACGGGACTGGTTGTAAAGGACTCAGGGGATTTCAGGGGAGATACATTAAGGAGTAAACCGGATTACTCTAATCATCAGGCTTCACATGGCTATGTTTCAATATCAAAAATACTTTCACAGGATTTAAACCTTAAATTTAGGCTTTATGCTGATAAAATGAGTGTAGACAAATACGAAAGGGGGAATCCTGCAAATCCTGTTGTGATTAGATATCCTCGTATACCTGTCGTTTCATATTTACAACATATAAATTCAATGAAAACAGGAACGGAGATTGTTGGAGAAAATAGAGCTAAAAGGAATAAACTTTTTTACGGTATTAAGATTCAGTATTCCAGATACAAATTAACCCAGCAATTATTCCCCGGTAGTCTGAAAGACAAAAACTGGGAAAGCTATCGCTCATTTTACATTGAAGATATATACAACCTAAAACCACAGTTTGGATTTATAGCAGGTCTTAAATATGAGAATACAGAAAGGGGATACGGTCGGGATGTTGAAGGTTTAATATGGCGTGTTGGAACTGTGTATTTCTTAAATAAATCTGATTACATAAAACTGTTTTTGTCTAAATATTACACACCTCCATTTTTTGTTGAGGTGCGCTCAAATCCAGCCTTAAAAAAACAGAAAAACAAGGGGCTTACATTTGAATATTCAGGTATATATCCGGTAGGTAAAATCACAATAACAGGGGGAACATTTATTATTAAAGATAATATTATGATTTCTCCCTCTACATATTCCTATGTGAATATCAATAAAAAACTCAGATACTACTTCTGGTCAGTTGAATGTCAGAAAGCTTTTAATAATGGAGTTTATATAAATGCCGGATATTTTAAAGTTTATCCTGAAAAAAGGGAATATAAAACAGCATCTTCTGAAGGGGGTTTATTTAGGATAGGAGTGCAACAAAAAAATTATTCGGCTTTTGTGGAAAACATATACAGAAAAGGTTATGGTTTTTATGGAAAGTGGATTAAATCAGGGTTTGAACTAAATGCAGGACTTAAGGTAGATCTACTTGATAATACGAAAGTGGCAATTAAAGGTTATAATCTTTTAGGTAAAGGAATTAAAACACCTTTGTTAAATGACAAAAATGTGCAGATTTATCAAGAAGATAGAAGGGTTTTAATCACACTGGAAAGGGATTTTTAA
- a CDS encoding molybdenum cofactor guanylyltransferase, giving the protein MPEKEKLKISAILLSGGQSKRMGRDKAFLKLGDKTFFRIIIEKLAIYSEQIIVSINKDKSLYISQLEDTDINPVFVKDKDSYAGPLNGIVSCIPYIKNQLVFIATCDTPLLNPRLIPFLSKKIKGYDAVIPVVNNKKQFLNTLYTKDALNIADKVYKEGKNSLYAWINELNINEVPEEELKQVDGSLWSYWSINRPEDYERLLNIWQKEHC; this is encoded by the coding sequence ATGCCAGAAAAAGAAAAATTAAAAATATCGGCTATCCTCTTGTCAGGTGGCCAGAGCAAACGTATGGGAAGGGATAAAGCATTTTTGAAGCTGGGAGACAAAACTTTTTTCAGAATAATAATAGAGAAACTTGCCATATACTCTGAACAGATAATTGTTTCCATTAACAAAGATAAAAGCTTGTATATCTCCCAATTGGAAGACACGGATATAAACCCTGTTTTTGTAAAAGATAAAGACTCCTATGCAGGCCCATTAAATGGAATTGTTAGCTGTATACCGTATATCAAAAACCAGCTTGTTTTTATAGCAACCTGTGACACTCCACTGCTTAACCCGAGACTAATTCCTTTTTTATCAAAGAAAATAAAAGGATATGATGCTGTTATTCCTGTGGTAAACAACAAAAAGCAGTTTTTAAACACCTTATATACAAAAGATGCCCTTAATATTGCCGATAAGGTATATAAGGAGGGCAAGAATTCCCTTTATGCATGGATAAATGAACTAAATATAAATGAAGTTCCTGAAGAAGAGCTAAAACAGGTGGATGGCTCCCTGTGGTCTTACTGGAGTATTAACAGACCGGAAGATTATGAGAGGTTGCTGAATATATGGCAAAAAGAGCACTGCTAA
- a CDS encoding Fur family transcriptional regulator → MNKRQALKEFKQTIKNLGLKYTPQREKVFRAILNTKGHFEIEQLVHKIQSKNINVSRATVYRTLDILKELGYVREVIKFKNKTIYEVNLKEHHDHLICRSCGKIIEFHSDKIEELQDKICKKYKFQPEFHRLEIFGLCERCQKKKN, encoded by the coding sequence ATGAATAAAAGACAGGCTTTAAAAGAGTTTAAGCAAACAATAAAAAATCTGGGACTTAAATATACTCCCCAGAGGGAAAAAGTTTTTAGAGCCATTCTTAACACAAAAGGTCATTTTGAGATTGAACAATTAGTGCATAAAATACAGTCAAAAAATATAAATGTTTCAAGAGCTACAGTATACAGAACTCTTGATATATTAAAGGAACTTGGCTATGTGAGAGAAGTAATAAAATTCAAAAATAAAACTATTTATGAAGTTAATCTCAAGGAACACCATGACCACCTGATATGTAGAAGTTGTGGAAAAATAATAGAATTCCATTCAGACAAAATAGAAGAGTTGCAAGACAAGATTTGCAAAAAATATAAATTCCAGCCTGAATTCCATAGATTAGAAATTTTTGGTCTGTGTGAAAGATGCCAGAAAAAGAAAAATTAA
- a CDS encoding flavin reductase family protein — protein MEIDIKSLEPKQIYKLMTSIIVPRPIAWVSTVSRDGIYNLAPFSYFAGISSDPPLLLISVGSKETKEKKDTWQNIEDTGEFVVNIVTKDTLEKMNITALPFDKEVDEFEKAGLTPVPSSIVKAPRVKESPVNIECKRFEIIQIGKMGIILGEVLKVHVKEDILNEKGYVDTTKLEIIGRLGGANYCLVSKENTFELRRPDKR, from the coding sequence ATGGAAATAGATATAAAAAGTTTGGAACCTAAACAGATATACAAACTAATGACCAGCATAATAGTTCCCCGTCCAATAGCATGGGTATCTACGGTTAGCAGAGATGGAATTTATAATCTTGCACCTTTCAGTTATTTTGCCGGTATTTCATCTGACCCTCCACTCCTGCTTATATCTGTCGGTAGCAAAGAAACAAAAGAAAAAAAGGATACCTGGCAGAATATAGAGGATACAGGAGAATTTGTAGTTAACATAGTTACAAAAGATACTCTGGAGAAAATGAACATAACGGCACTGCCATTTGATAAAGAAGTTGATGAGTTTGAAAAAGCAGGTTTGACCCCTGTCCCATCATCAATTGTAAAAGCCCCAAGAGTAAAAGAATCTCCTGTAAATATTGAATGCAAAAGATTTGAAATTATACAGATAGGAAAAATGGGAATAATTCTTGGGGAGGTATTAAAAGTTCATGTAAAAGAAGATATACTAAATGAAAAAGGTTATGTGGATACTACTAAGTTAGAGATAATAGGTAGACTTGGAGGGGCAAATTATTGCCTTGTAAGTAAAGAAAACACATTTGAACTTAGAAGGCCAGATAAGAGGTAA
- a CDS encoding sensor domain-containing diguanylate cyclase: MKIVMNIEKDLFQQFIEKVPIGILVQCDGKVVFINKTLKEMLGITSLHSLQLRDIIPPESRKELLQIYRTILKNHSDKRELRIKTLSGKILWVEVITEEINLDGKRCSISGLIDITDKKNLERQLRKLATIDRLTGIYNRYAFEKFLEEEISRAERYGTDFALIMFDIDNFKKINDTYGHQTGDMVLRKITRLVKENIRKSDIFGRWGGEEFMIILPVKSIEEAFKVAEKLRKKIEEHKFPKVKKVTISAGVTMYRKSDTLKSIIRRVDTALYMAKKSGKNKVVTA, encoded by the coding sequence TTGAAAATAGTTATGAATATTGAAAAAGATTTATTCCAGCAGTTTATTGAAAAAGTTCCTATAGGAATTCTGGTTCAGTGTGATGGAAAAGTGGTTTTTATAAACAAAACCCTAAAAGAAATGCTTGGGATTACAAGTTTACATAGTTTACAGCTCAGGGATATTATTCCCCCAGAAAGCCGAAAAGAGCTGCTACAGATTTACAGAACTATATTGAAAAATCACAGTGATAAAAGGGAATTAAGAATAAAAACCCTTTCAGGTAAAATCCTCTGGGTTGAAGTAATTACAGAAGAAATTAATCTTGATGGAAAAAGATGCAGTATCAGCGGTCTTATTGATATAACAGATAAAAAGAATTTGGAAAGACAACTGAGAAAACTGGCAACAATAGACAGACTTACCGGTATTTACAATAGATATGCATTTGAAAAATTTCTTGAAGAAGAGATAAGCAGGGCAGAAAGATACGGAACAGATTTTGCCCTAATCATGTTTGATATTGATAATTTTAAAAAGATAAATGATACCTATGGTCACCAGACAGGAGATATGGTTTTAAGGAAAATAACCAGATTAGTTAAAGAAAATATAAGAAAATCAGATATTTTCGGTAGATGGGGAGGTGAAGAATTTATGATAATTCTTCCTGTAAAAAGTATTGAGGAGGCTTTCAAAGTTGCAGAAAAACTGAGAAAAAAGATAGAAGAACATAAATTCCCGAAAGTTAAAAAGGTAACAATAAGTGCAGGAGTTACAATGTATAGAAAAAGTGATACCTTAAAATCTATAATAAGAAGGGTTGATACGGCACTTTATATGGCTAAAAAATCAGGTAAAAATAAAGTTGTTACAGCCTGA
- the tatC gene encoding twin-arginine translocase subunit TatC: MSQKVKNPEEFEAPITEHLAELRIRLFRSLVAVIIATLVVFVKVDIFFELFKEPLRKVFPDLKLVALTPTESFFTAFKIALLVGFVVASPFVFYQIWKFIEPALYEEEKKLVVPFVFFTTVFFISGALFAYFGVLPLAIKFLLTFGYTQLDVEAMISVSSYISFVVRLILAFGITFELPVILSLLARLGLVTPEALSKFRPYFVVAAFTLAALLTPPDVVSQVFLAMPLIVFYEISIIMAKILYPRSERSKENQV, encoded by the coding sequence ATGAGCCAGAAAGTAAAGAATCCTGAAGAATTTGAAGCACCTATTACAGAACATCTGGCAGAACTAAGAATAAGGCTGTTTAGAAGTTTAGTAGCAGTTATCATAGCAACATTAGTTGTATTTGTTAAGGTTGATATATTCTTTGAACTGTTTAAGGAACCTCTTAGAAAGGTTTTCCCTGACCTGAAGCTTGTTGCCCTTACACCTACAGAATCATTTTTTACTGCTTTTAAAATAGCGCTCCTCGTTGGTTTTGTGGTTGCTTCTCCTTTTGTCTTTTATCAGATATGGAAATTTATTGAACCTGCCCTTTATGAAGAAGAGAAAAAGCTTGTTGTTCCATTTGTATTTTTTACAACGGTTTTCTTTATTTCAGGAGCATTATTTGCATATTTTGGTGTTTTACCGCTGGCAATTAAGTTTTTGCTGACATTCGGTTATACTCAGCTTGATGTTGAAGCAATGATATCTGTAAGCTCATATATATCTTTTGTAGTCCGGCTTATTCTGGCTTTTGGTATTACTTTTGAACTTCCTGTTATCCTCTCGCTACTTGCAAGACTCGGTCTTGTTACTCCTGAAGCATTATCAAAATTCCGCCCATATTTTGTTGTTGCTGCTTTTACCCTTGCAGCACTTTTAACTCCTCCTGATGTGGTCAGTCAGGTATTCCTTGCAATGCCTCTTATTGTGTTTTATGAGATTTCTATTATAATGGCAAAAATCCTTTATCCCCGAAGCGAAAGAAGCAAGGAAAATCAGGTATAA
- the tatB gene encoding Sec-independent protein translocase protein TatB, with protein MFGIGFSELVLIFIVALLVLGPKRLPEVAKTLGRFYREIRSTVDEVKEVIVEEPQKPKHSHHYIPPSVNEEVEVETEEDKKEKLKESLKGEKISFKKKQENEINEPESKES; from the coding sequence ATGTTTGGTATAGGATTTTCTGAGCTTGTATTGATTTTTATTGTTGCATTACTTGTTCTGGGACCTAAAAGACTTCCAGAAGTAGCAAAAACACTGGGAAGATTTTATAGGGAAATCAGGTCTACAGTTGATGAGGTAAAGGAAGTAATTGTTGAAGAACCTCAAAAACCAAAACATAGCCATCATTATATTCCACCAAGTGTAAATGAGGAAGTTGAGGTTGAAACTGAAGAAGATAAAAAGGAAAAACTGAAAGAGAGCCTAAAAGGAGAAAAAATCTCATTCAAGAAAAAACAGGAGAATGAAATAAATGAGCCAGAAAGTAAAGAATCCTGA
- a CDS encoding POTRA domain-containing protein: MRKIFIFFLLTFLYAYGEGLKIVSDYPLPYNNLQEIYNKTKDINLIVELLKKTDDFLKIYVKGNTVYLKRKLYVKDVTIHGNRSFWRREILAITGLIEGSSIDPKILHNIYIRLKKFYMDNGFPFAQVSVKADIDEEGNVYITLDIDEGGEKDINSFRIYTSVPVSEEFKKKMIKAIGIEKGDMFNLSAITAGLDRLQKFLYENDYYDSFVNLVNFRPSGRNKVDIILFADLGMKYNIHFSGNKFFNEKQLKKQLTFAQNGFNYYQIVQSTKNIENLYRENGFLDVMVIPSYKEYFEENRTDIFFSIYEGDRYKVAEIKINSDTEGLSNFFEKIKGQFYKKEKILDFLKQLKEKYYKEGYLNVHYSIKEQVKKENKTVLLNITFNKGKKFVIKSIQVKNFSYKPRIKLPMPYDPHKILVLLDKVKSKLKDEGYFDGDAFLDVKMKPSDGFIESTVIINVKKGVRYKQGITFIYGTRHLYPKMLMNNLSHDEYYSKKDFDNELDFMYYTSLFDAINPYLRVDKKRKEVDKAYILHEDKRGSFQGSFGYNSEQKLKLTAALNLKNLFKYGFETSAYVERNDLGWYYRFTFGNRLLPKRTGLFLSYLKNYEYHSIFDLETQGFELKAQRKPNRWVEQTISLQYMRNKLKNQNIYPDDSFKTLKIMFAFTDDHKRPDTNPRQGYFLTGALTKEFRDINYFKIYTTGRYYLSYSFLTWTQKISFGHVFKKNNQLPPSERFFLGGVSSFRGFGYEDIAGKNGQGGNTLLLINNEVRYPIFPSFNLFGFTFVDVGNVYEDFDQIGSRFRKTAGTGVYMPTPVGSFLLDVAFKLDRKSGESLYRIEFSINTLF, from the coding sequence ATGAGGAAGATTTTTATATTTTTCCTTTTAACTTTCTTATATGCTTATGGGGAGGGGCTGAAAATAGTATCTGATTATCCGCTTCCTTATAACAATCTGCAGGAAATATATAACAAAACTAAAGACATTAATCTAATTGTTGAACTGCTTAAAAAAACAGATGATTTCTTAAAAATATATGTAAAGGGTAATACTGTATATCTAAAAAGGAAGCTATATGTAAAGGATGTAACAATCCATGGGAACAGGTCATTCTGGCGGAGGGAAATTCTTGCAATCACTGGTTTAATTGAGGGTTCCTCTATAGACCCTAAAATTTTACATAATATCTACATAAGGCTAAAAAAGTTTTATATGGATAATGGATTTCCATTTGCACAGGTTTCTGTAAAAGCAGATATAGATGAGGAGGGAAATGTTTATATTACGCTGGATATAGATGAGGGAGGAGAAAAAGATATAAACAGTTTCCGTATATACACATCTGTGCCTGTTTCTGAAGAATTTAAAAAGAAGATGATAAAAGCTATAGGTATTGAAAAGGGAGATATGTTTAATCTGTCTGCCATAACAGCAGGTTTAGATAGACTCCAAAAATTCCTTTATGAAAATGATTATTATGACTCTTTTGTAAATCTTGTAAATTTTAGACCTTCAGGTAGAAATAAAGTTGATATTATTTTATTTGCAGACCTTGGAATGAAATATAACATACATTTTTCAGGTAATAAATTTTTTAATGAAAAACAACTGAAAAAGCAGCTCACCTTTGCTCAAAATGGTTTTAATTATTATCAGATAGTCCAATCTACAAAAAATATTGAAAATCTATACAGGGAAAATGGTTTCCTTGATGTTATGGTAATTCCTTCGTATAAAGAATATTTTGAGGAAAACAGAACGGATATATTCTTTTCAATTTATGAAGGGGATAGATACAAGGTTGCCGAAATAAAAATAAACTCTGATACAGAAGGATTAAGTAATTTCTTTGAAAAAATTAAAGGCCAGTTTTATAAAAAAGAGAAAATTTTAGATTTCCTTAAACAACTTAAGGAAAAGTATTACAAAGAAGGTTATCTGAATGTCCATTATTCAATCAAAGAACAAGTCAAAAAAGAAAACAAGACCGTATTATTAAATATAACTTTTAACAAAGGTAAAAAATTTGTAATTAAAAGTATCCAGGTTAAGAATTTCTCTTACAAACCAAGGATAAAACTCCCTATGCCCTATGATCCCCATAAAATTCTGGTGCTCCTTGACAAAGTAAAAAGTAAACTCAAAGATGAAGGTTACTTTGATGGGGATGCATTTCTTGATGTAAAAATGAAACCGTCTGATGGTTTTATTGAATCAACTGTGATAATAAATGTGAAAAAAGGGGTTAGATATAAACAAGGAATTACTTTTATCTATGGAACCCGCCATTTATACCCTAAAATGCTTATGAACAATCTTTCCCATGATGAGTATTACTCTAAAAAAGATTTTGATAATGAACTGGACTTTATGTATTACACATCTTTATTTGATGCAATAAATCCTTACTTAAGGGTGGATAAAAAAAGGAAAGAGGTGGATAAGGCATATATACTTCATGAGGATAAAAGGGGCTCTTTTCAGGGTAGCTTTGGTTATAACTCTGAGCAAAAGCTTAAGCTAACGGCTGCCCTTAACCTAAAAAATCTATTTAAATATGGATTTGAGACCTCAGCCTATGTTGAAAGAAACGACCTTGGCTGGTATTACAGATTTACTTTCGGAAACAGACTTCTTCCCAAAAGAACAGGGCTATTCCTTTCTTATCTGAAAAACTACGAGTATCACAGCATATTTGACCTTGAAACACAAGGTTTTGAACTTAAAGCTCAAAGAAAACCAAATAGATGGGTAGAGCAGACTATATCCCTTCAATACATGAGAAATAAACTGAAAAATCAAAATATCTACCCTGATGATTCCTTTAAAACATTAAAAATAATGTTTGCTTTCACAGATGACCATAAAAGACCTGATACAAATCCCCGTCAGGGCTATTTCCTGACAGGTGCTTTGACTAAGGAATTCAGAGATATAAATTACTTCAAGATATACACAACAGGCAGATATTACCTGTCTTACTCATTTTTAACCTGGACTCAAAAAATAAGTTTTGGACATGTATTCAAAAAGAATAACCAGCTTCCACCTTCAGAGAGATTTTTCTTAGGTGGAGTTTCCAGTTTTAGAGGATTTGGTTACGAGGATATTGCAGGTAAGAACGGTCAGGGTGGAAACACATTACTCCTTATAAATAACGAGGTTAGATATCCTATATTCCCTTCCTTTAATCTGTTTGGATTTACATTCGTTGATGTTGGAAATGTTTATGAGGATTTTGACCAGATAGGTAGTAGATTTAGAAAAACGGCAGGAACAGGGGTTTATATGCCTACCCCTGTTGGTTCATTTCTGCTTGATGTGGCATTTAAACTGGACAGGAAATCCGGAGAAAGTCTTTACAGAATAGAATTTAGTATTAATACCTTATTTTAA
- the thiD gene encoding bifunctional hydroxymethylpyrimidine kinase/phosphomethylpyrimidine kinase — MKKALTIAGSDNSGGAGIQADLKVFSAFGVYGMSAITAITVQNSLGVISTYPVEPEILYSQISSVAEDIGIDAAKTGMLMNKENVEVVYKTQQKYKFPLIVDTVIKSKNGRFLLEEDAIEMLIKKIIPISLIITPNKDEAEVITGKEISSIEDMKRAAIEIKKMGVDIVIIKGGHLPQDKTVTDVVLHEDEFIFLTYPFVDTKNTHGTGCTFSAAITALIAKGVKPLKAIRIARAYVQGAIENSLKTGQGTGSLNHFWTVM; from the coding sequence ATGAAAAAAGCTTTAACAATAGCAGGTTCAGATAATAGTGGTGGTGCAGGAATTCAGGCTGATTTAAAAGTTTTTTCAGCCTTTGGTGTTTATGGAATGTCAGCCATAACAGCTATTACTGTTCAAAATAGTCTTGGTGTGATTAGCACTTATCCTGTTGAACCGGAAATCCTTTATTCCCAAATATCATCTGTAGCTGAAGATATCGGGATTGATGCTGCAAAAACAGGGATGTTAATGAACAAAGAAAATGTTGAGGTTGTTTACAAAACCCAGCAAAAATATAAATTTCCTCTAATCGTTGACACTGTAATAAAATCCAAAAATGGCCGATTTCTCCTTGAAGAAGATGCTATAGAAATGCTCATTAAAAAAATAATACCCATAAGCCTGATAATCACACCTAACAAAGATGAAGCAGAAGTAATAACCGGAAAAGAAATATCCTCTATAGAAGATATGAAAAGGGCAGCTATAGAAATTAAAAAAATGGGAGTAGATATAGTCATAATAAAAGGTGGACATCTTCCACAGGATAAGACAGTTACAGATGTTGTTTTACATGAAGATGAGTTTATTTTCCTTACCTATCCTTTTGTTGATACAAAAAACACCCATGGAACAGGTTGCACTTTTTCAGCAGCAATAACGGCTTTAATAGCAAAAGGTGTAAAGCCTCTAAAAGCCATACGAATAGCCAGAGCCTATGTGCAGGGAGCTATAGAGAACTCCCTGAAAACAGGCCAAGGCACAGGTAGTTTAAACCATTTCTGGACAGTGATGTGA